The Sorangiineae bacterium MSr11954 DNA segment GCTCGAGTGGACGGAGGCGATCACCAACATCGCCGGTGGCGTCTCCGATTCGCTTTACGAGCGCGCGCGCAAGGTGTTCTCGGAGAAGGAGCTCTCGGATCTCACCGTGCTTGTCGGCGCGATCAACATGTGGAATCGTTTGAATGTACCTTTCCAATCCGTCCCCGGATCCATGGACGGACAGCTCGGCATCGCCAAGAGCGGTTTGAGCTGACGCCGCCCCCGAACCGCGATGCCCGAACGAAGCGCGCCATGATCCTTCGCAATCAAGTCGAGTGGGCGCTTCATTGCATGGGGATCCTGGCTTCGCTCCCCGAGGGGAAATACCTGTCGGCGCACGTGCTCTCGGAGTTTCATCGCGTGCCCAAGGAGTACCTCTCCAAGGCGCTGCAGGAGCTCGCCAAGGCGGGGCTCATCGAGGGCCGGCTCGGCCCAAAAGGTGGCTACCGCCTTGCGCGCACGCCCGATCGGATCACCGTGCTGGATGTGGTGGAGGCAGTCCAAGGCAGCGAGGGCTCCTTCCACTGCACCGAGATCCGCCGCAATCTCCCGGGCCTTTCGCCGAGCGATACCTTCACCCCCGTCTGCGTGATCGCCGACGTCATGTACCGCGCCGATCATGCGTGGCGCGAGGCGCTGCGCCAAACCACCATCGCGGACATCGGAGCGCGGGTGGAGAACGAGGTCTCGCCGAACCTGCTTCGCAAGACCCGGGCATGGCTCTTGAAACAGATCGACTGAAGTTTCAGCTCTCTCTCTCCTGCTCGTGCGCTCGTGCGCTCGCGCGCCCTGGTCGTGCGCTCATCCGCTCGTACAGGAGAGGGCTCCCAACGAGGGTGGCGCTTCGATGTCTGAATGTCATCCTAGGTTTATGATTCTCGGTCATGCCCTGTACGCTTCCGAACTGGCGTTCACGTGGCTCTGGTCGCTCGGCGAGGTCGGGGCAGCTTTTTTGCGCTTCGACGAGCTATCGCCGGATCCGGCCCTCGACCGCATCGTGGAGGACATCCAACGGCGCGGGTTCTATGTGGATGTGCCGGAGCGGCCCGTGCTTCGGGGTGTCGATGGAGACGGAATCGCACCGCGCACCATCACCGGCGAGAACCCGTATGTGCACATCGGCAAGCGGCGAAGGCCCGTCCATCGCGTCATCGCGCACTTGGTGCCGGCGCGCGCGGTACGTCGGGCGCGCCGGCTGCTCGTGGTGCACCACTGTTATGGCGTCCCTTCGCCGCGTGCCATGGCGGCGCTCTTCGGGCTCGACGATCTGGCCGAGACCGACGTGGCCTACTCCATCATGAACCACCACCAGCGCAGCACGTACCCGCTCTGGCCAGGGACCGGCATGGTGAGCCTGAGCCCCGCGTGCATGCTGGAGAACCTGCGCGCCGCCATCACGGGCGCGCGGACCTTGGTGCGCGGACTGCGCGAGGCGCGCGACTACGAGCATGTGTCCGTCCTCGGCTACTCCATCGGCGGACAACTCAGCTTGCATATCGCGAACACCGAGCGCGTGGACCGCGCCATTCTCTATTGCCCCGTGGTGAGCATGGAGCGCATGTCCCTCGAGCTGGGGCTCTTGCCCCGGCTCCACCCGTGGATCACCCGCTTGGCCCAGCGCCGCGATCCCCGCTACACCGCGCAGGTGCTGCGCCTGGCCGATCCGCTGCGGCACCCGCTGGCCATTCCGCAGGAGAGCATCGACGTCTTCGCCCAGCGCTACGATGCCATGACCCCGCCGCACCACCTGGAGGCCATCCGCACCAAGTACCCGCGTGTCCGCTGGCACGAGGCCGACGGAACGCACCTGGTGCCCATCGGCCGTCAGCGCATCCGAGCCATCGTGGCGGCGCACCGGCCGTGAGCGCGCACCGTCACGGAAAGAGCGCGCGCTTCTCCGCCTGAATGGCCAGGGTGCCTCCGCGGCGAAGGGTGACATGGATGGTGGTGCCTTCGGCCACGCGGGTGAGCGGCTCGAGGAGGTAGCTGTTCGGACCGACCACGTCGTAGCCGTCCACGGAGACGATTTCGTCGCCGGTGACGAGGCCGGCTTTGGCGGCGGGGCCGCCGGGGGTGACCCCGCCGACGACATTCGGGGCGGGCGGGGCCGAGTCGGAGCCGGGGAGCATGCCGCGCGGTTGAAAGCCGATGTCGGCCGGAATGCCCTTCACCCGGGAGCGCACCACGCGGATGGGCAAAGGCTCGTTCGTCTTTCCCGCTTCGAGCGTGAGCGGCACCATGACCGATGCATGGTCGCCCTCGAACATCTTCGAAAAACCATGCAGGTACACGCGACCCGACGGCGCGTGCTCGATCTCGAACCACCCCGCCGCGTCGCTCATCCGCTTGGCGTCGCGGCCCTTGAGCGAGAACGAGGACCCCATGGAAAAGCCCTCCTCCGCGGGCGAGATGGTGGCGATCATGCCCGCGACGGGCTCCCCGGTCTCCAGCGCGACGAACCGCCCGCGCACGCTCGCCTGGCCCGCGAGCGTCAGGCGCACGCCTTGGCGCTTCTCGCCCTGCGCCAAGGTGACCTTGCCCGTGGCGCGTCCCTCGGCGGTGTCGACCGAGATATCGAAGGTCCCCGCCGGCACGTCGTGCAAGGTCCATGTGCCGCCGGTGCGGAAGAACCCCTCGCTTCGCATGAAGTGCACCTTGGGATCGCTCACCCCGATGACGAAGCGCTCCGGGGAGCCACCGCTCGCCGTGGCCACCACCCCCGAGATGGACCCCGTCGCCCGCATCGTGATCGTGACCTTGGCGCCCAGCGGCACATGCGGGGTCACCGCTTCCACACCGTACTCGCGGTACGCGCGCACGCTGTACGAGCCCGGCGGGAGGCTCCCCAACGTGAAACGACCCTCGAGATCCGTTCGTGCTGGCCCGCGCCCCGGCCCGTCCCCAACCACGAAGCGCAGATCGGGCCCGGCCCCCGGCGGCGCGTTCTCCGCTTTGTCCATTTCGCGCGCGGCCTCGACGAAGAGATCGGACAGCGGCTCGCCCGCTTCGCCCACCACGCGGCCCTGGATCGTCCCTTGATGGCGCGGTGCCACCAGCTTCACCTTGGCCGTCTCGCCGGCGCGCACGGTCACGCGCACCCGGCGCGGATCGCGCGCGTCCTCCTTGGCGCCGGGTGCCCGCGGCGCGCCATCGAAACCTCCCGCGACCGTCACGGCGTACTCCGCGGGGTCGAGGCCGTCCAGGGTGAAGGTCCCGTCGTCGCGGGTGCTGCCTTGCCCGTAGCGGAGCGGCCGATTCGACTCGGGCTGGAGCGGCTCGGCGGTCACCTCGACGGCGGAGACGGGCGCGCCGCGGGCATCGACGACCGTGCCCTCGATGCGGCTCGGCGGGGCCAGCGCGATACGCACGCCGTCCACATCGCGCTCGACCTTGACCTCCACCGGATCCTTCGTCCGCGATGCCCCTTTGCCGTCCGCCTCGAGGAAATAGGTGCCCGCCACCAGGCCGGCCATCCGAAAGGTCCCGTCCGGGCGAGCTTCCGCCGCGCCGGGAGAGCTCGTGAACCCTGCGCCTTCTTTGGGCCGCGCCAAGATGCGCGTCCCACCCGCCGGCTGCCCGGCCGAATCGACCACCTGCCCGCGCACGGTGAGGCCCGTCTTCACCTTCCAGACCAGCCCGGACACGCTCTGGGTCCCAATCTTCAACGGCTCGTACGCGTCCTCGCTCAACCCCTGGAAGAAGCAATTCACGTCCACCTCGTACGTGCCGGGCGACAGCCCCTCGATGCGCACGGATCCATCGGGCGCGGTTCGTCCGCTTCGACTCTGTTGTGTGGCGGGATCCTCCAGGCGCACGGAGCCGTCGGAGCAGCCGCGCCCATCGGGGAACTGCACGCGACCGCTCACCGAAAAGGCCGGGGAGACCTCGATCCGCACCTGCTCGGTCTCGCCCACGCCTACGAATACGCTCTCGCGCGCCACGCCCCAATGGCGCGCGCTGGTGGCGAGCGGCTTGTAGCGGCCGGACCGAAGGCCAGGGATCCGAAAGCGGCCCTCCGCGTTGGTAAAGGCCATGCCTTCGCCCTCGCCGTCCGACCCCTCCAAGACGCCTTGCGGATTGCTCCCCGCGTGCACCCGCACCCCGGAGACCGGCGTCTCCGTCCCCGCTTCGACCACGCGCCCTTCCAACACCGCCTCCGGCTCGAGCACCACCTCGATGAACGTGCCGGGCGCGACCCCCGACGCATCGCCCCGCGCATACCCGACCGCCGTCGCACGAACATAGACGTTCCCCGACGGGATGGTCGCCTGCCACTCGCCCTGCGCGTTGCTCTGCACCACGGCGCCGCCGCTCTCCTCGCTGCCGCCCGGCTGGACCATCACCGTCGCCCCCACGACGATCCCTCCGCCCACGTCCTTGACCCGCCCGCGCACCCGCACGCCGCCCGGTGAGAGCGCCAGATCGATCCCCTCGCGCGCGGCGCCCGCCTCGAGCTGCACGAACATCGCATCGTGCGCGTCATCGCGCCATCGCGCCGGTTGGTGCTCCGGCGCCGAAGCGTCCACGGTGTAGCTCGCCGGTGCGAGCGCGTCGAAGCGGTAGCGCCCATCCTCGCCCGCGGCCGTGCACCGCGGAGCGATCGGGCTCGGAAGGTTCGGTCGCGCCAAGGGCGATGCGATGCACACCGTTGCGAAGGCGAGGGGGCGCGCCGAAAGGTCCGTGATTCGGCCCGCGATGCTACCCTGTGGCAGCCCCTCGCGAACCGTCCCTTCCTCCACCGCCGGGCCGCCGTTCGAAAGGGCAGGGGCGTCCTGCGCGCCCGCCGCTGGCGCCTCGGCCGCTCGGTAGCGCCATCGGAGCGCGCCGAAGACCACCAGCGCACAGAGGGCGCCAAGCAGAATGGCGCGCGCAAACCGACCTTGCATGGGGGCGTGAACGCGTCACGCAAATCCCTATTCCGCGCTCCCATGCACGTAAAAATGATTTCGAATTTTTGAATCGAGGGCGCGACAGGAAAGTCCAACCCGCCGCGGGTCCCTACGCACCCCGCGCGCGGTGCACTCCCGCGCGCCCATCGCCCGGCGTAAGCCGCGCAGGCGGCCTACAGCACGGGCCACGCCGACCGGGTCATCGCGCCGGACAAGCCCGCGCGCCGGTACACCTGGGCGGCGCGCGCGTTGGCCTCGGCCAGGATCTCCGCCTCGTTCATGCTGCGAAGCACGCCACCCGACACCACGATCCGCCCATCGACCACCACCGTGTCCACATCGCCGCCGGTGGCCGCGTAGACCAAGGTCGAGACGGGCCGAAACGCCGGCACCGTGTGCGCCCGATGGAGATCCACCACCGCGAAATCGGCGCGCTTTCCCACCTCGAGCGAGCCAATTTCCCGTTCGAGCCCGAGCGCGCGGGCCCCGCCCAGGGTGGCCATTTCGAGCATCGTCTCCGCGGGCAGCACGGTTGCGTTCCGCGATACCGCCTTTTGCACCAGGGAGCCAAACTTCATTTCGCGGATCAAGTCGTAGTCGTTGTTGGCCGGTGCGCCGTCGCACCCGAGCGCCACATTGACCCCGCGGTCCAGCAGCCGCTGCACGTCGCAGACACCGGAGCCGAGCTTCGCGTTGGAGGAGGGGTTGTACGAGACGTGCGTACCCGTTTGCGCGAGCAGCGCCACATCGCCGTCGTCGAGCCAGATCATGTGCACCAGCACGCTCCGCGGGCCCAAGAGCCCCACGCGCTCCGCATAACGCACGGGCGAGAGGCCGTATTCGCTCTGGAGGAAGGTGCGATCGGCCTCCACCTCCGCCAGGTGCATGGTGATGCCCATGTTGCGCTCGCGGGCGATGGCGCTCATCTCGCGATAGAGCTCCGGGGTGACACCGCCCGGTGTTCGTGGCCCGAACCACACGTGGATGCGGCCATCGGCGCGGCCATGCCATTTGTCGTGCATGGCCACCACCCCGCGCAAGCTCTCGCGCGACTCGATCATGCCGGGGTGCATGGCGGCCGTCTGCGTGGCATAGGTGCCGACATCCATGACGATGCCGCCGAGGCAGGCGCGGATCCCGCTCTCCTCGACCGCCTGCGCGATACCATCGAAGCCATAGCGGTGGGCGAGCATCGCCTCCAGGAACGTGGTGGTCCCCGACTTGAGCATCTCCGCGATGCAGAGTCGCGCGCTGGCGTAGCCGTCGGCCTCCGTGTAATTGCCCTGCAGCACCCAAATGCGCTCGCACAGCCACGGAATCAACGTGAGCTCGTCGGCCGAGCCGCGGAGCATGGCCTGCGCCAGATGAACATGGGTGTCGACCAGCCCGGGGATCACCAGCTTCCCACCGAGGTCGATCGTTTGCTCCTCGGGATACGACCCGCGCAGATCCTTGGATTTGCCCACCTGGACGATGCGCGGGCCTTCGACGGCGATCGCACCGTCGGTGACGATGTCGCGCGTGGGGTTCATGGTGACGAGGGTGGCGTTGGTAAAGAGCATGGCGTTGCCAAAGAGCATGTTCACTCGGCGTTGCTGGGGTCTGCGGCCAAGGCTCGGGTTTCCATCGCGGCCGGTTTGACGCCATTCAAGAAGAGGTTCAGGACGATGGCCGCGATGCTGCCGGCGGTGATGCCGCTATGCAGGATCAGCTGGAGCCAGGACGGGAATTTATCGTAGAAATGCGGATTTCCCAGCGGGATTAGTCCAAATCCAAGGCTCAGCGCAATCACCATCAGGTTGTGCCCCGAGCGAAAATCCACTTTGACGAGCATCTGAATCCCGCTCGCGCCCACCATTCCAAACAGCGCGAGCCCAGCTCCACCGAGCACCGGTGTGGGGATGGCCGCCACCACCGCGGCGAGCTTGGGAAAGAGCCCCAACACCATCAAAATGACACCGGCCGCCGACACCGCAAAGCGGCTCTTCACGCCGGTCAAACCCAGTAGTCCAATGTTCTGCGAGAATGCCGTGTAGGGAAATGCATTGAGGATCCCCCCGATCACCGTCGAAAAGCCATCGGCCCGCAGCCCTCGGGTCAAATCGTCTTTGGAGACGGGCTTTCCCACGATCTCGCCGGCGGCCAGCATGGAGCCGGTGGTCTCGGTCATCGTGATCAGCATCACCAGGAGCATCGATAGAATGGCGCTCACCTGGAAGGTGGGCCAACCGTACTTGAAGGGCGTGGTGATGCCGAGCCAGCCCGCGTCGGCCACCTTTGCAAAGTGGGTAAAGCCGAGCGGGATCGAGACGAGGGTGCCGAACACGAGCCCCAGCATCACCGCGATGTTCGCGATGAACCCCGACGCAAACCGGTAGATGAGCAAGATGAAGACGAGCACCACGAACGCCAGCACGGCGTAGCGGGGATCGCCGTAGTCGGGTGCGTGCGGGTTGCCTCCGGCGGCCCAGTTCACGGCGACGGGGAGGAGGGAGACGCCCACGATGGTGATGATCGTCCCGCTCACCACCGGCGGAAAGAACGCCAGGAGCTTTCCCATGTACGGGCTGAGAAAGACGGTGGCCGTCCCCGCCACCAGGATGGAGCCGTAAATGGCGGGCAGGCCGTGCTCTTTGCCGATGAGGATCATCGGGGTCACGGCCACGAAGGTGCACCCCTGGATGAGCGGGATCTTCATGCCGATGGGGAGCTTCCAGAGCCCCAAGGTTTGGATCAACGTGGCGATCCCGCACGTGAACAGGTCGGCGTTGATCAGGTAGATCGTTTGCTCGTGGGTGAGCCCGATCGCGTTCGATAAAATGAGCGGAACCGCTACAGCCCCCGCGTACATCGCCAGCACGTGCTGCAACCCGTAGAGGAAGAGCGCTCCGAAGGGGAGCATTTCGTCCACGGGGTGCAGTACGCGCGCGTCGTGTGCCTGCATAACGGGCAGACTACGCGAAAGGCGCTTTTGCGAAAGAGGCTAGGCCACGAGCCCGGCACGCGAGAGGGGGAGCTCCCGGATGCGCTTGCCGGTGAGCGCGAATACCGCATTGGCGATGGCGGGTGCGACGGGGGGGACGCCCGGCTCGCCAACCCCGCCGGGTAGGCCGTCGCTGGGGAGGACCTCGACATGAATTTGGCGCGGTATCTCCCCGATGCGCGCAATTTGGTAGTCGCGGAAGTTGGATTGTTCGACGGCGCCCTCGCGCATGGTGATGGCGCCGTGCAGGGCGATGCTCATCCCGAAGACCACCGCGCCTTCCAGCTGCGATTTGACCCGATCGAGGTTGACGATGGTGCCGGGATCCGCCACGAGCCACACCTCGTCGACCCGGATTTTGCCGGCGGAGTCCTTCACGACCGCTGCAACTACGGCGACGTAGGTGACGAAGCTGCGGTGTGCGGCGAGCCCCAGCGCGCGCGTTGGGGTGCCCGACTTGGTTCGATGTTCCGACCACTTCGAGAGCTCGGTGACCCGCTCGACCACCCGGCGAAGGCGACCGCTGTCGACCGGGTGCCGCTCGAGCGACTCGCCGTAGTTGCGGAGCTTCTCGGTCCCCAGCTCTTTGAGGCCCATGCGGCGGGGGGGGCCGATCACCTCGAGCAGGACGTCGCGCGGATCCTGGCCGCGTTGGTGCGCGATCTCGTCGATGAAGCTGCTCATCGCAAAGGCGTGGTTGATGTTGTGCACGGAGCGCATCCACCCGATGCGCACGTGCGCGCGCGCCTCGCACACTTCGGCGCGAACGTTGGGGATGTCGAGCGGCCAATCGAGCACGCCCTGCGCGAGCTCGCCCGCGGAGCCGTGCGTCCTGTTCGGCTCGAAGGTGGCCTCGATCGAGGGGAAGGCGGTGCGATGGAGCCAGCCGATGACCTTGCCCTTCTCGTCGAGCCCCGCGGTGATGCGCTGGGTGCACGTGGAGTGGAAGTAGCCATGGCGAATGTCGTCTTCGCGCGCCCAGATCAGGCGCACGGGCACGCCGGCCGCGCGCGCGAGGAGGGCCGCCTCGACGATGAAGTCCGGCTTGGATTTGCGGCCGAACCCGCCGCCGAGGAAGGTGACGTGGATGGTCACGCGCTTGGGATCCAAGCCGAGCGCGGTGGCCACCTCGGTGCGCGCCGTCTGCGGATCTTGCGTGCACGCCCACACCTCGCAGCCGTTGGCGTCGACCTTGGCCACCGCCGCCGGCGGCTCCATCGGCGCCTGCGAGAGGTGCGGGACGTGGTACTCCGCCTCGATCTTCTTGGCGGCCTTGGCCAGCGCGAGGTCGACGTCGCCCACCTTGCGAACGGGCTTGCCGGGCGCGCGCACCGACGCGAGCAATGTGTCGCGGTAGCGGGTGGAGTCGTACGAGGCGTTTTCGCCCGCGGTCCAGGTGATGTCGAGCGCCGCGCGGCCGCGCAGGGCGGACCAGGTGTTGTCGGCCACCACCGCCACCCCGCCCAAGGGGTGGAAGCCCGGCGGCCCCGCGGGCAGCGCCGGCATGTCGAGGATGCGCTTCACGCCGGGGGTGGCCTTGGCGCGCGCGGCGTCGTAGCGCGCCACCTTGCCGCCCACCACCGGGGGCCGCGCGATCACCGCGGTGAGCATGCCCGGGAGGCGCACGTCGGCGCCGAAGACGGCGCGCCCGGTGACGATGTCCGGCCCGTCGATGAGCGGCAGCGGGCCGCCCACGCGGCGGAGCTCGGACTTGGGGCGGAGCACGATCTCCTTGGCCTTGGGCGCCGGCAGCTTGGCCGCCAGCGCAGCTAGCTCGCCAAAGCCCAAGGTGCGCTTGCTGGCCTTGTGCACCACCGCGTGATCGCGGGCCTCGCACCCGGCGGCCGGCACGTTCCACTTCTTGGCGGCGGCGGCGATCAGCAGCATGCGCGCGGCGGCGCCGACCTGGCGCATGTCATCGTAGGCCCCGCGCACGCTGCGCGAGCCGTCGGTGTTCTGATCGCCGTAGAGATCTTCGGCGCCATCGCCCTGGACGATCTTCACCTTGGCCATGTCGGCGCCCAGCTCGTCGGCGATGAGCACCGGCAGGGAGCTTCGGATGCCTTGGCCCATCTCGGAGCGGTGGCAAACCACGGTCACCGTGCCATCCGGCGCGACATGCACGAACACGTTGGGCGTGATGCCGCCGTCGCCCTTCGGCAGCTGCGGCGCCACGCCGGGCGGCACGGCCGGGAGCTCGGCCCGCGCCTCGGAGGGGGCGAGCCCGACGGCGAGCGTTCCCACCGCCAAACCCAGCGCGGCGAGGAACGATCGCCGCGGAATGACCACCATTTGCATCGGACTGCGCTCTCGTTCGGTGTTCATCGCGCTCACGGGTTCCCTGCCGCCTTGCGAACGGCGGCGCGGATGCGGGTATAGGTTCCGCAGCGGCACAAATTGCCGGCCAGCGATTCATCGATCTCCGCGTCGGTCGGGCGCGGCTTCTTCGCCAGCAGCGCCGCGGCGCTCATGATCTGCCCCGCCTGGCAGAACCCGCACTGCGGCACCCCCAGCTCCACCCAGGCGCGCTGCAGCGGGTGGTTCCCGTCGGGCGAGAGCCCCTCGATGGTGACGACCGCGCCCCCGGCCGCGCGCCGCACCGGGGTGACGCACGCGCGCACGGGCTCGCCGTTCAAGTGAACGACGCACGCGCCGCAGAGCGCTTGCCCGCAGCCGTACTTGGTGCCCGTGAGGCCGATCACGTCGCGAAGAGCCCAGAGCAGGGGCATCTCGGGATCGACGTCGAGCTTTTGCTCCGTACCATTGACCCGTACGACCAACTCCGTCATCGCGTTGCCTCCTCTTTTGGACACACGGCGCCCGTCTCGATCCATGCGCTGACGAGCGCTCCAAACTTCGCCTGCGATCCCGGCGCGGGGGCGCGATCCGCGCCGGGCGCCCAACCCCACGCCACCAAGGGATCGTGCGCCGCGTGGTCGGCGATCGCTTGCAGGCTCTTGCCCCCGTTGCGCGCGCGATCCTTCACCTGCTCGCAAATGGCGCCGAGCGAGCGGCCCTCCCACGCCATGCTCTTGGGCGCCAGGTGCCAGTTCGGTGCCCCCGGCACCCGCGCCAGCTCGGGGTTCTTGTCCTGGTGGCACGAGCCGCACGCCATGCCCACCACGCCCTGATCGGCGGGGCCGCGCGTGACCGGAGGATCGTGCAGGAGCATCGCGTCGCGCTGGTGCGGCGAATCGCCCGCGGGGTGGCAGTTGACGCATCGTGGGTGAAGGAGCACGCGGCCCGCCTCGGCGAAGAGCGCGCGCGAGCGGTCCTCGCGATCGGAGATGCCGGCGAAGGCCTCCGGCGGACGGAGCCCGTCGGCCGGGGCCGCGGTCAGGGGAACGGAGGGCGTCGCCGCCGGCTCCTGCGACGAACCTCCGCACCCGGCGGACGAAGCCGCGAGAGCTGCGAGAACGCCAAAGGTGCCGAAGGTGCAGATCGCGGCGAGCCGCAACTCGGGTCGCCCGCGCCCTGCGAGCAGCCCTCTGAGCATGGTAGCGCGTCGGGAAAACATCCGGCCGATTGGAGCATTTTCCGATGCTCCGCGATCCGAAAATGCTACGAAAATATCGACTTTAGAGGGCGCTCGAACTTCACCTCGGTGGTCGTTCCAGGCCGCATTGGAGCGCGTACAATCGACGCCAAACGCTCCGAACGCCAACGCTAAGGCGCAAACGATTCGAGGGTGCCATGGCCGCCCGCGAAGGTGATGGCCGGCGGATTGACGCGCACGCCCCGCACACCGCGGTGCGC contains these protein-coding regions:
- a CDS encoding Rrf2 family transcriptional regulator; translation: MILRNQVEWALHCMGILASLPEGKYLSAHVLSEFHRVPKEYLSKALQELAKAGLIEGRLGPKGGYRLARTPDRITVLDVVEAVQGSEGSFHCTEIRRNLPGLSPSDTFTPVCVIADVMYRADHAWREALRQTTIADIGARVENEVSPNLLRKTRAWLLKQID
- a CDS encoding carboxypeptidase regulatory-like domain-containing protein, yielding MQGRFARAILLGALCALVVFGALRWRYRAAEAPAAGAQDAPALSNGGPAVEEGTVREGLPQGSIAGRITDLSARPLAFATVCIASPLARPNLPSPIAPRCTAAGEDGRYRFDALAPASYTVDASAPEHQPARWRDDAHDAMFVQLEAGAAREGIDLALSPGGVRVRGRVKDVGGGIVVGATVMVQPGGSEESGGAVVQSNAQGEWQATIPSGNVYVRATAVGYARGDASGVAPGTFIEVVLEPEAVLEGRVVEAGTETPVSGVRVHAGSNPQGVLEGSDGEGEGMAFTNAEGRFRIPGLRSGRYKPLATSARHWGVARESVFVGVGETEQVRIEVSPAFSVSGRVQFPDGRGCSDGSVRLEDPATQQSRSGRTAPDGSVRIEGLSPGTYEVDVNCFFQGLSEDAYEPLKIGTQSVSGLVWKVKTGLTVRGQVVDSAGQPAGGTRILARPKEGAGFTSSPGAAEARPDGTFRMAGLVAGTYFLEADGKGASRTKDPVEVKVERDVDGVRIALAPPSRIEGTVVDARGAPVSAVEVTAEPLQPESNRPLRYGQGSTRDDGTFTLDGLDPAEYAVTVAGGFDGAPRAPGAKEDARDPRRVRVTVRAGETAKVKLVAPRHQGTIQGRVVGEAGEPLSDLFVEAAREMDKAENAPPGAGPDLRFVVGDGPGRGPARTDLEGRFTLGSLPPGSYSVRAYREYGVEAVTPHVPLGAKVTITMRATGSISGVVATASGGSPERFVIGVSDPKVHFMRSEGFFRTGGTWTLHDVPAGTFDISVDTAEGRATGKVTLAQGEKRQGVRLTLAGQASVRGRFVALETGEPVAGMIATISPAEEGFSMGSSFSLKGRDAKRMSDAAGWFEIEHAPSGRVYLHGFSKMFEGDHASVMVPLTLEAGKTNEPLPIRVVRSRVKGIPADIGFQPRGMLPGSDSAPPAPNVVGGVTPGGPAAKAGLVTGDEIVSVDGYDVVGPNSYLLEPLTRVAEGTTIHVTLRRGGTLAIQAEKRALFP
- a CDS encoding amidohydrolase codes for the protein MLFGNAMLFTNATLVTMNPTRDIVTDGAIAVEGPRIVQVGKSKDLRGSYPEEQTIDLGGKLVIPGLVDTHVHLAQAMLRGSADELTLIPWLCERIWVLQGNYTEADGYASARLCIAEMLKSGTTTFLEAMLAHRYGFDGIAQAVEESGIRACLGGIVMDVGTYATQTAAMHPGMIESRESLRGVVAMHDKWHGRADGRIHVWFGPRTPGGVTPELYREMSAIARERNMGITMHLAEVEADRTFLQSEYGLSPVRYAERVGLLGPRSVLVHMIWLDDGDVALLAQTGTHVSYNPSSNAKLGSGVCDVQRLLDRGVNVALGCDGAPANNDYDLIREMKFGSLVQKAVSRNATVLPAETMLEMATLGGARALGLEREIGSLEVGKRADFAVVDLHRAHTVPAFRPVSTLVYAATGGDVDTVVVDGRIVVSGGVLRSMNEAEILAEANARAAQVYRRAGLSGAMTRSAWPVL
- a CDS encoding purine permease; this translates as MQAHDARVLHPVDEMLPFGALFLYGLQHVLAMYAGAVAVPLILSNAIGLTHEQTIYLINADLFTCGIATLIQTLGLWKLPIGMKIPLIQGCTFVAVTPMILIGKEHGLPAIYGSILVAGTATVFLSPYMGKLLAFFPPVVSGTIITIVGVSLLPVAVNWAAGGNPHAPDYGDPRYAVLAFVVLVFILLIYRFASGFIANIAVMLGLVFGTLVSIPLGFTHFAKVADAGWLGITTPFKYGWPTFQVSAILSMLLVMLITMTETTGSMLAAGEIVGKPVSKDDLTRGLRADGFSTVIGGILNAFPYTAFSQNIGLLGLTGVKSRFAVSAAGVILMVLGLFPKLAAVVAAIPTPVLGGAGLALFGMVGASGIQMLVKVDFRSGHNLMVIALSLGFGLIPLGNPHFYDKFPSWLQLILHSGITAGSIAAIVLNLFLNGVKPAAMETRALAADPSNAE
- a CDS encoding molybdopterin-dependent oxidoreductase, coding for MNTERERSPMQMVVIPRRSFLAALGLAVGTLAVGLAPSEARAELPAVPPGVAPQLPKGDGGITPNVFVHVAPDGTVTVVCHRSEMGQGIRSSLPVLIADELGADMAKVKIVQGDGAEDLYGDQNTDGSRSVRGAYDDMRQVGAAARMLLIAAAAKKWNVPAAGCEARDHAVVHKASKRTLGFGELAALAAKLPAPKAKEIVLRPKSELRRVGGPLPLIDGPDIVTGRAVFGADVRLPGMLTAVIARPPVVGGKVARYDAARAKATPGVKRILDMPALPAGPPGFHPLGGVAVVADNTWSALRGRAALDITWTAGENASYDSTRYRDTLLASVRAPGKPVRKVGDVDLALAKAAKKIEAEYHVPHLSQAPMEPPAAVAKVDANGCEVWACTQDPQTARTEVATALGLDPKRVTIHVTFLGGGFGRKSKPDFIVEAALLARAAGVPVRLIWAREDDIRHGYFHSTCTQRITAGLDEKGKVIGWLHRTAFPSIEATFEPNRTHGSAGELAQGVLDWPLDIPNVRAEVCEARAHVRIGWMRSVHNINHAFAMSSFIDEIAHQRGQDPRDVLLEVIGPPRRMGLKELGTEKLRNYGESLERHPVDSGRLRRVVERVTELSKWSEHRTKSGTPTRALGLAAHRSFVTYVAVVAAVVKDSAGKIRVDEVWLVADPGTIVNLDRVKSQLEGAVVFGMSIALHGAITMREGAVEQSNFRDYQIARIGEIPRQIHVEVLPSDGLPGGVGEPGVPPVAPAIANAVFALTGKRIRELPLSRAGLVA
- a CDS encoding (2Fe-2S)-binding protein, translated to MTELVVRVNGTEQKLDVDPEMPLLWALRDVIGLTGTKYGCGQALCGACVVHLNGEPVRACVTPVRRAAGGAVVTIEGLSPDGNHPLQRAWVELGVPQCGFCQAGQIMSAAALLAKKPRPTDAEIDESLAGNLCRCGTYTRIRAAVRKAAGNP
- a CDS encoding Isoquinoline 1-oxidoreductase subunit; translation: MLRGLLAGRGRPELRLAAICTFGTFGVLAALAASSAGCGGSSQEPAATPSVPLTAAPADGLRPPEAFAGISDREDRSRALFAEAGRVLLHPRCVNCHPAGDSPHQRDAMLLHDPPVTRGPADQGVVGMACGSCHQDKNPELARVPGAPNWHLAPKSMAWEGRSLGAICEQVKDRARNGGKSLQAIADHAAHDPLVAWGWAPGADRAPAPGSQAKFGALVSAWIETGAVCPKEEATR